The Synechococcus sp. MW101C3 genome has a segment encoding these proteins:
- a CDS encoding cation:proton antiporter yields the protein MEVASTLISVGRILLIFVAARALAEVMVRLQLPTILGELLAGVLIGFSGLHFILPPETGAQLNSTLLNLVSSLSDVTPDVVQSIYNSTFPNLESLATLGLFALLFLTGLESELDELVAVGLQASTVAVTGVVVPFALGTLGLLYIFHLPLIPAVFAGAAMTATSIGITASVFGELKYLRTKEGQIVIGAAVLDDILGIVILAVVVALAGGGALEIGPIIKLLVAAAVFVAASLFLSRTAAPLFDWVLDQLKAPGEVVVASFVVLCLCCFAAQAIGLEAALGAFAAGLILSSSKHTHLIQDTVKPLVALFATIFFVLIGTSMDLSVLNPLDPSNREGLVVAAFLLTVAILGKLVSGWSYLSKEKTNRLVVGLGMMPRGEVGLIFLGLGTQAKLLNPALEAAILIMVIGTTFLAPLLLRLVLGGKEAPAEQPA from the coding sequence ATGGAGGTGGCTTCCACCTTGATCTCGGTTGGGCGGATCCTGCTGATCTTCGTAGCGGCCCGTGCGCTCGCCGAAGTGATGGTGCGATTGCAGCTGCCCACGATCCTCGGGGAGCTGCTGGCCGGTGTGCTGATCGGATTCTCCGGCCTCCATTTCATCCTTCCCCCCGAAACCGGTGCGCAGCTGAACAGCACGCTGCTGAATCTGGTCAGCTCACTGTCGGATGTCACTCCCGACGTGGTGCAGTCGATCTACAACTCCACGTTCCCGAATCTGGAATCGCTCGCCACGCTCGGCCTGTTCGCGCTGTTGTTCCTCACCGGCCTCGAGAGTGAACTCGATGAGCTGGTGGCGGTGGGCCTGCAGGCCAGCACCGTGGCCGTGACCGGCGTGGTGGTGCCCTTCGCGCTCGGCACGCTCGGCCTTCTCTATATCTTCCATCTGCCATTGATCCCGGCGGTGTTCGCGGGTGCGGCGATGACCGCCACCAGCATCGGCATCACGGCGAGTGTGTTCGGCGAACTCAAATATCTGCGCACCAAGGAAGGTCAGATCGTGATCGGCGCCGCCGTGCTCGACGACATCCTCGGCATCGTGATCCTGGCGGTGGTGGTGGCCCTGGCCGGTGGCGGCGCTCTGGAGATCGGCCCGATCATCAAGCTGCTGGTGGCCGCGGCGGTGTTCGTGGCGGCGTCCCTGTTCCTCAGCCGCACGGCTGCCCCCCTGTTTGACTGGGTTCTGGATCAGCTCAAGGCCCCCGGTGAAGTGGTGGTGGCGTCCTTCGTGGTGCTCTGCCTCTGCTGCTTCGCGGCCCAGGCCATCGGCCTCGAAGCGGCCCTCGGTGCCTTCGCCGCCGGCCTGATCCTGAGCAGCTCGAAGCACACCCATCTGATCCAGGACACGGTGAAGCCGCTGGTGGCCCTGTTCGCCACCATCTTCTTCGTGCTGATCGGCACGAGCATGGATCTCTCGGTGCTCAATCCGCTCGACCCCAGCAACCGCGAAGGCCTGGTGGTGGCCGCCTTCCTGCTCACCGTGGCGATCCTCGGCAAGCTGGTGTCCGGCTGGAGCTACCTCAGCAAGGAGAAAACCAACCGGCTGGTGGTGGGTCTGGGGATGATGCCCCGCGGCGAAGTGGGCCTGATCTTCCTCGGCCTCGGCACCCAGGCCAAGCTGCTCAACCCTGCGCTGGAGGCCGCCATCCTGATCATGGTGATCGGCACCACCTTCCTGGCACCGCTGCTGCTGCGCCTGGTGCTCGGAGGCAAGGAAGCGCCGGCCGAACAGCCGGCCTGA
- a CDS encoding acetate/propionate family kinase has product MEPSATQAADLVLVLNVGSSSLKACLIDPAGTRLWQDQRPWDPAAADEVLASFLPQALAPWRQRLLLTAHRVVHGGAALTEPTWITPAQEAALEALVPLAPLHNGPALVVIRWMMRWLPQLPQWACFDTAFHGTLPRAAFTYAIPAAWRAEGLRRFGFHGLNHQHVSEVVAVPRLISCHLGAGCSLAAVRNGLSIDTTMGFTPLEGLVMASRSGSVDPGLLLDRLRQGMSAAELDHALQHESGLRGLSELSGDMRRLRQAAAAGHTGAQLALEVFLHRLLQGIGAMAASLGGVDAIALSGGIGQNDLLLEQELREHLAWLPPFQLLRVAADEEGMAARLCRRASGGRAGPSEH; this is encoded by the coding sequence ATGGAGCCCAGCGCAACGCAGGCCGCCGATCTGGTGCTGGTGCTCAACGTGGGCAGCTCCAGCCTCAAGGCTTGCCTGATCGACCCGGCCGGCACGCGGCTGTGGCAGGACCAGCGCCCCTGGGATCCCGCCGCAGCGGACGAGGTCCTGGCGTCGTTCCTGCCACAGGCGCTGGCCCCGTGGCGTCAGCGCCTGCTGCTCACCGCCCACCGGGTGGTGCACGGCGGTGCCGCGCTCACGGAGCCCACCTGGATCACCCCGGCTCAGGAGGCGGCCCTGGAGGCGCTGGTGCCCCTGGCCCCCCTGCACAACGGGCCGGCGCTGGTGGTGATTCGCTGGATGATGCGCTGGCTGCCGCAGCTGCCGCAGTGGGCCTGCTTTGACACCGCCTTTCACGGCACCCTGCCGCGGGCGGCTTTCACCTACGCCATCCCCGCCGCCTGGCGCGCCGAGGGGTTGCGGCGTTTCGGCTTTCATGGGCTCAACCACCAGCACGTGAGTGAAGTGGTGGCGGTGCCGCGGCTGATCAGCTGCCACCTGGGGGCGGGCTGCTCCCTGGCGGCGGTGCGCAACGGCCTGAGCATCGACACCACGATGGGGTTCACGCCGCTGGAGGGGCTGGTGATGGCCAGCCGCAGCGGCTCGGTGGATCCCGGCCTGCTGCTCGATCGCCTACGGCAGGGCATGAGTGCTGCTGAGCTCGATCACGCTCTGCAGCACGAAAGCGGCCTGCGGGGGCTCTCGGAACTGAGCGGCGACATGCGCAGACTGCGGCAGGCGGCGGCGGCGGGCCACACCGGCGCCCAGCTGGCGCTGGAGGTGTTTCTGCACCGATTGCTTCAGGGCATCGGTGCCATGGCCGCCAGCCTGGGCGGGGTGGACGCGATCGCGCTCAGCGGCGGCATCGGCCAGAACGACTTGCTGCTGGAGCAGGAGCTGCGGGAGCACCTGGCCTGGCTGCCACCGTTTCAGCTGCTGCGCGTTGCCGCCGATGAGGAGGGCATGGCCGCCCGGCTCTGCCGCCGGGCCAGCGGCGGCAGAGCCGGGCCGAGCGAACACTGA
- a CDS encoding glycogen/starch/alpha-glucan phosphorylase — protein MTETQARQLQLPTPGCYADPQRSGLTADDLFDSVTGHLFYTLGKLAPVATRHDAYLALSYAVRDRLMTRYLAGVEAISASPRRVVAYLSAEFLIGPQLGNNLVMLGIQDEAAEAMRRFGIESLEEVLEVEEEPGLGNGGLGRLAACYLESLASLEIPATGYGIRYEFGIFDQLVRDGWQVEITDKWLKTGWPWELPRPDQACTVGFGGHTETYRDAQNCLRVRWVPAQQAIGIPHDVPVLGYQVNTCDRLRLWKAEASESFDFYAFNIGDYYGAVEEKVGSENLTKVLYPNDGTDEGRRLRLKQQHFFVSCSLQDMVRSLDARQLPISEFPDHWAVQLNDTHPSIAVAELMRLLIDEKHLEWDQAWDITTRSLSYTNHTLLPEALEKWGLNLFSSLLPRHLELIFEINRRFLQTVRMKYPGNDQILRRVSIIAEDGEKAVRMANLATVGSHHVNGVAALHSELVRTELFPDYAAIWPEKFLNVTNGVTPRRWIALSNPLLRSLLDETISADWVRDLDLLRELERFQHDSAFLERWGQMKLAVKRRLTTYVHQTTGLLVDPATMFDVQVKRIHEYKRQHLNALQVIVQYLRIKHGLADGQAPRTVIFGGKAAPGYYMAKLIIRFLNGIADTVNADPDMDGRLRVIFLADYNVKLGERVYPASDLSEQISTAGLEASGTGNMKFAMNGALTIGTLDGANVEIREQVGEENFFLFGRTTDGIEALRREGYRPWEWINGMPELAEALRLIEQGHFSNGDTELFKPLLENLTGRDPFYVLADFTDYLRAQDAVSAAWADREHWNRMSLLNTARTGFFSSDRSIREYAERIWKVKPFPITISCAIEGAESP, from the coding sequence ATGACCGAAACCCAGGCCCGCCAGCTGCAGCTGCCCACCCCCGGCTGCTATGCCGATCCCCAGCGCAGCGGTCTCACGGCGGACGATCTGTTCGACAGCGTCACCGGTCACCTCTTCTACACACTCGGCAAGCTGGCACCGGTCGCCACCCGCCACGACGCCTACCTGGCGCTCAGCTACGCGGTGCGGGACCGGCTGATGACGCGTTATCTGGCAGGGGTGGAGGCGATCTCGGCCTCGCCACGGCGGGTGGTGGCCTACCTTTCGGCCGAGTTCCTGATCGGCCCCCAGCTCGGCAACAACCTGGTGATGCTCGGCATCCAGGACGAGGCAGCCGAGGCGATGCGTCGCTTCGGTATCGAGAGCCTGGAGGAGGTGCTGGAGGTGGAGGAGGAGCCGGGGCTGGGCAACGGCGGCCTCGGCCGCCTGGCGGCCTGCTACCTGGAATCCCTGGCCAGCCTGGAGATTCCGGCCACCGGCTACGGCATCCGCTACGAGTTCGGCATCTTCGATCAGCTGGTCCGCGACGGCTGGCAGGTGGAGATCACCGACAAGTGGCTCAAGACCGGCTGGCCCTGGGAGCTGCCGCGGCCTGATCAGGCCTGCACCGTGGGCTTCGGCGGTCACACCGAGACCTACCGCGACGCGCAGAACTGCCTGCGGGTGCGCTGGGTGCCGGCGCAGCAGGCGATCGGCATCCCCCACGACGTGCCAGTGCTGGGCTACCAGGTGAACACCTGCGACCGGCTGCGGCTGTGGAAGGCGGAAGCCTCGGAAAGCTTCGACTTCTACGCCTTCAACATTGGCGATTACTACGGCGCCGTGGAAGAGAAGGTGGGCTCGGAGAACCTCACCAAGGTGCTTTACCCCAACGACGGCACCGATGAGGGGCGCCGGCTACGGCTCAAGCAGCAGCACTTCTTCGTGAGCTGCTCCCTGCAGGACATGGTGCGCAGCCTCGATGCCCGCCAGCTGCCGATCAGCGAGTTCCCCGATCACTGGGCCGTGCAGCTCAATGACACCCACCCGTCGATCGCCGTGGCCGAACTGATGCGGCTGCTGATCGATGAGAAGCACCTGGAGTGGGATCAGGCCTGGGACATCACCACCCGCTCGCTGTCTTACACCAACCACACCCTGCTGCCGGAGGCGCTGGAGAAGTGGGGCCTCAATCTGTTCAGCAGCCTGCTGCCGCGCCATCTGGAGCTGATCTTCGAGATCAACCGGCGCTTCCTGCAGACGGTGCGCATGAAGTACCCCGGCAACGATCAGATCCTGAGGCGGGTGTCGATCATTGCCGAGGACGGCGAAAAGGCCGTGCGCATGGCCAATCTGGCCACCGTGGGCTCCCATCACGTCAACGGGGTGGCGGCGCTGCACAGCGAGCTGGTGCGCACCGAGCTCTTCCCCGATTACGCCGCCATCTGGCCGGAGAAGTTCCTCAACGTCACCAACGGCGTGACGCCCCGCCGCTGGATCGCCCTCTCAAACCCGCTGCTGCGCAGCCTGCTGGATGAAACGATCAGCGCCGACTGGGTGCGCGATCTCGATCTCCTGCGGGAACTGGAACGCTTCCAGCACGACAGCGCCTTCCTCGAGCGCTGGGGCCAGATGAAACTGGCCGTCAAGCGGCGGCTCACCACTTACGTGCACCAGACCACGGGCCTGCTGGTGGATCCCGCCACGATGTTCGATGTGCAGGTGAAGCGGATCCACGAATACAAACGCCAGCACCTCAATGCACTGCAGGTGATCGTGCAGTACCTGCGCATCAAGCACGGACTGGCCGATGGTCAGGCGCCGCGCACGGTGATCTTCGGCGGCAAGGCGGCCCCTGGCTATTACATGGCCAAGCTGATCATCCGCTTCCTCAATGGCATCGCCGATACGGTCAATGCCGACCCCGACATGGACGGGAGGCTGCGGGTGATCTTCCTGGCCGATTACAACGTGAAGCTGGGCGAGCGGGTGTACCCCGCCTCCGATCTTTCCGAGCAGATCTCCACCGCTGGCCTGGAAGCCTCCGGCACCGGCAACATGAAATTCGCCATGAACGGCGCCCTCACGATCGGCACCCTCGATGGCGCCAACGTGGAGATCCGCGAACAGGTGGGCGAGGAGAACTTCTTCCTATTCGGCCGCACCACCGACGGCATCGAGGCCCTGCGCCGCGAGGGCTACCGGCCGTGGGAATGGATCAACGGCATGCCGGAGCTGGCCGAAGCGCTGCGGTTGATCGAGCAGGGCCATTTCAGCAACGGCGACACCGAACTGTTCAAGCCGCTGCTGGAGAACCTCACCGGCCGCGATCCCTTCTATGTGCTCGCTGATTTCACCGATTACCTGCGCGCCCAGGATGCGGTCAGCGCCGCCTGGGCCGATCGGGAGCACTGGAACCGCATGTCGCTGCTCAACACCGCACGCACCGGCTTCTTCTCCTCCGACCGCTCGATCCGGGAGTACGCCGAACGCATCTGGAAGGTGAAGCCCTTTCCGATCACGATCAGCTGCGCCATCGAAGGGGCCGAATCCCCCTGA
- a CDS encoding phosphoketolase, with amino-acid sequence MTITSASSAGQTQGTGTQAPLDAVELQRLDAWWRAANYLAVGMIYLQANPLLREPLKHEHIKNRLLGHWGSSPGQAFIWAHANRLIRAHDLEMIYLSGPGHGAPGVLGPTYLDGSYSEIYPDKSQDAQGLRSFFKQFSFPGHIGSHCTPETPGSIHEGGELGYVLSHACGAVFDNPELIALACVGDGEAETGPLATSWHINKFLNPISDGAVLPVLHLNGYKIANPTLLARISRDELESLMRGYGWTPLFVEGHEPAAMHQAMAAAMDEAVDQILSARAQARQSGEAFRPAWPMIVLRSPKGWTGPTELNGKKLEGFWRSHQVPLPAPNKDPEQLQMLESWLRSYRPEELFDEGGTLMAELRALSPTGQRRMGSSPHANGGLLRRKLRLPPMEAYEVPVDHPGQREHENTAPLGELLRDTIARNPDSMRVFGPDETASNRLQAIYEVSKKVWMEDILPEDSGGSELARNGRVVEMLSEHTLVGMMEGYLLTGRNGLFHTYEAFAHVIASMFNQHAKWLESCIHHAPWRAPIAPWNCLISSTVWRQDHNGFTHQDPGFIDLAGNKSGEVVRVYLPADANCLLAVAEEAFLEPNVCNVIVSDKQKHLQYFTLEQARRHVAKGIGIVSWASNDDDGTAPDEPDVVMACAGDIPSKETLAAVEILRHQIPTLKIRVINVVKLFALTKPSEHPHGLSDRDFDSLFTTDKPVLFNFHGYPWLIHRLTYHRSNHGNMHVRGYKEKGNINTPLELAMNNQIDRFNLVIDVIDRVPSLGSRAAHVKERMKEEILRHRAYAHIHGMDTPEVTNWRWSLPAPSVAPGA; translated from the coding sequence ATGACGATCACCTCGGCCAGCAGCGCTGGCCAGACCCAGGGGACAGGGACCCAGGCCCCGCTTGATGCCGTCGAACTGCAGCGGCTGGATGCCTGGTGGCGCGCCGCCAACTATCTGGCGGTGGGGATGATCTATCTGCAGGCCAACCCGCTGCTGCGCGAGCCGCTCAAGCACGAGCACATCAAGAACCGGCTGCTGGGGCACTGGGGCTCCAGCCCGGGCCAGGCGTTCATCTGGGCCCACGCCAACCGCCTGATCCGCGCCCACGATCTGGAGATGATCTACCTGTCGGGGCCAGGCCATGGCGCCCCCGGCGTGCTGGGCCCCACCTACCTCGACGGCAGCTACAGCGAGATCTATCCCGACAAGTCCCAGGACGCCCAAGGGCTGCGCAGCTTCTTCAAGCAGTTCTCCTTTCCCGGCCACATCGGCAGCCACTGCACCCCGGAAACCCCCGGCTCGATCCACGAGGGCGGCGAGCTCGGCTACGTGCTCTCGCACGCCTGCGGCGCCGTCTTCGACAACCCCGAGCTGATCGCCCTGGCCTGCGTGGGGGATGGCGAGGCCGAAACCGGCCCGCTGGCCACCTCCTGGCACATCAACAAGTTCCTCAACCCGATCAGCGATGGCGCCGTGCTGCCGGTGCTGCACCTCAACGGCTACAAGATCGCCAACCCCACGCTGCTGGCCCGCATCAGCCGCGACGAGCTGGAAAGCCTGATGCGCGGCTACGGCTGGACGCCCTTGTTCGTGGAAGGGCATGAGCCGGCGGCCATGCACCAGGCGATGGCCGCCGCCATGGATGAGGCGGTGGACCAGATCCTCAGCGCCCGCGCCCAGGCGCGCCAGAGCGGCGAAGCGTTCCGGCCCGCCTGGCCAATGATCGTGCTGCGCTCTCCCAAGGGCTGGACCGGCCCCACCGAGCTGAACGGCAAGAAGCTGGAAGGCTTCTGGCGGTCGCACCAGGTGCCCCTGCCGGCCCCCAACAAGGACCCCGAGCAGCTGCAGATGCTGGAGAGCTGGCTGCGCAGCTATCGGCCTGAGGAGCTGTTCGATGAAGGCGGCACCTTGATGGCCGAACTCAGGGCCCTCTCTCCCACGGGCCAGCGGCGCATGGGCTCCAGCCCCCATGCCAATGGCGGTCTGCTGCGCCGCAAGCTGCGCCTGCCGCCGATGGAGGCCTACGAGGTGCCGGTGGATCACCCCGGTCAGCGGGAGCATGAGAACACGGCGCCGCTGGGCGAGCTGCTGCGCGACACCATCGCCCGCAACCCGGACAGCATGCGCGTGTTCGGCCCCGACGAGACCGCCTCCAACCGACTGCAGGCGATCTACGAGGTGAGCAAGAAGGTGTGGATGGAGGACATCCTTCCGGAAGACAGCGGCGGCAGCGAACTAGCCCGCAACGGCCGGGTGGTGGAGATGCTCTCGGAGCACACCCTGGTGGGAATGATGGAGGGCTACCTGCTCACCGGCCGAAATGGCCTGTTCCACACCTACGAGGCCTTCGCCCATGTGATCGCCTCGATGTTCAACCAGCACGCCAAGTGGCTGGAATCGTGCATTCACCACGCCCCCTGGCGGGCGCCGATCGCCCCCTGGAACTGCCTGATCTCCTCCACCGTGTGGCGCCAGGATCACAACGGCTTCACCCACCAGGATCCCGGCTTCATCGACCTGGCCGGCAACAAGAGCGGTGAGGTGGTGCGGGTGTATCTGCCGGCCGATGCCAACTGCCTGTTGGCGGTGGCGGAGGAGGCGTTCCTGGAGCCCAACGTCTGCAACGTGATCGTCTCCGACAAACAGAAGCACCTGCAGTACTTCACCCTGGAGCAGGCGCGGCGCCATGTGGCCAAGGGGATCGGCATCGTCTCCTGGGCCAGCAACGACGATGACGGCACCGCACCGGATGAACCTGATGTGGTGATGGCCTGCGCCGGTGACATCCCCAGCAAGGAAACGCTGGCGGCGGTGGAGATCCTGCGCCATCAGATTCCCACTCTCAAGATCCGCGTGATCAATGTGGTGAAGCTGTTCGCCCTCACCAAGCCCAGCGAGCACCCGCACGGGCTCTCCGACCGCGACTTCGACAGCCTGTTCACAACGGACAAGCCCGTGCTGTTCAACTTCCACGGCTATCCCTGGCTGATTCACCGGCTCACCTATCACCGCAGCAACCACGGCAACATGCACGTGCGGGGCTACAAGGAGAAGGGCAACATCAACACACCGCTGGAACTGGCGATGAACAACCAGATCGACCGCTTCAATCTGGTGATCGACGTGATCGACCGGGTGCCCTCGCTGGGATCACGGGCCGCCCACGTCAAGGAGAGGATGAAGGAGGAAATCCTGCGGCACCGCGCCTACGCCCACATCCACGGCATGGACACCCCCGAGGTGACCAACTGGCGCTGGAGCCTTCCGGCCCCGTCAGTAGCGCCCGGCGCCTGA